In Deinococcus sp. HSC-46F16, the following are encoded in one genomic region:
- the cax gene encoding calcium/proton exchanger — MKWLNVLLIFLPVAAFLEFSGGSPTLTFLSAALAILPLAGLMGQATEQLAARMGSTVGGLLNATFGNATELIIAFFALQAGKLDVVKASIIGSILGNLLLVMGLAVLAGGLRFKEQRFNVKNATTIASLLTVSVLALMIPTLFDLTARAAVPGEVLRLDVNLSEATAAVLLLVYLGYLLFTLRTHRELLSTADEDGAEQGGPPWSVPRAVGVLLAATVAVAFMSELLVGTLEAATASLGLTEFFVGLILLPIIGNAAEHAAAVMFALRDRMNLSMTISLGSTVQVALLVAPLLVLAGLVVGQPMNLVVTPLELAAIIGAVVIANSVVRDGETNWFEGLLLLGVYVILACAVFFYPAA; from the coding sequence ATGAAGTGGCTCAACGTCCTGCTGATCTTCCTGCCGGTCGCCGCCTTTCTGGAGTTCAGCGGCGGCAGCCCCACACTGACCTTTCTCAGTGCCGCGCTGGCGATCTTGCCGCTCGCGGGCCTGATGGGGCAGGCCACCGAGCAGCTCGCCGCGCGGATGGGCAGCACGGTCGGCGGCCTGCTGAACGCCACTTTCGGCAACGCGACCGAGCTGATCATCGCCTTTTTCGCCCTGCAAGCCGGGAAGCTCGATGTGGTCAAGGCCAGCATCATCGGCTCGATCCTGGGCAACCTGCTGCTGGTGATGGGCCTGGCAGTGCTGGCAGGCGGCCTGCGGTTCAAGGAGCAGCGTTTCAACGTCAAGAACGCCACCACCATCGCCAGCCTGCTGACGGTCAGCGTGCTGGCGCTGATGATTCCCACCCTGTTCGACCTGACCGCCCGCGCCGCCGTGCCCGGCGAGGTCCTGCGGCTCGACGTGAACCTCAGCGAGGCGACCGCCGCCGTGCTGCTGCTGGTTTACCTGGGCTACCTGCTCTTTACCCTGCGGACCCACCGCGAGCTGCTTTCCACCGCCGACGAGGACGGCGCCGAGCAAGGCGGCCCTCCCTGGAGCGTGCCCCGCGCGGTGGGCGTGCTGCTCGCCGCCACCGTCGCCGTGGCCTTCATGTCCGAGCTGCTGGTCGGCACCCTGGAAGCCGCGACCGCCTCGCTGGGGCTGACCGAGTTCTTCGTCGGGTTGATCCTGCTCCCGATCATCGGCAACGCGGCTGAACATGCCGCCGCCGTGATGTTCGCCCTGCGCGACCGCATGAACCTCTCGATGACCATCAGCCTGGGCTCGACCGTGCAGGTCGCGCTGCTCGTCGCCCCGCTGCTGGTGCTCGCCGGACTGGTGGTGGGCCAGCCCATGAATCTGGTCGTGACGCCGCTGGAACTCGCGGCCATCATCGGAGCCGTCGTCATCGCCAACAGCGTGGTCCGCGACGGCGAAACCAACTGGTTCGAGGGCCTGCTGCTGCTCGGCGTCTACGTGATCCTGGCCTGCGCGGTGTTCTTCTACCCGGCGGCCTAG
- the recG gene encoding ATP-dependent DNA helicase RecG: MATVTELRDKLRRPLAAELATGCADRVVAGGVERLLASPLAGPFPGVREALRGYAELDAGARAEALERALALLDGAERKATPRPAARQAPPAAAPGERLPLDAEVSRLDTGPGGARKLTSLGLHTVRDVLHAYPHRHEDRRALPDLAEVEEGQKVTVEGTVIAKNRRKPKPNMLILDVTLETPSGGRVKASWFNQPWVERQLREGARLVLTGRVKKFGRSVQLGVEHLETVEDARESLSTGRIVGVYDSKDGISQEFLRRSAFRALQAAPLDDYLPAHWRRQHGLTDLGDALWGIHFPRDEAQLERGLHRLRFDEYLFLELRMLLQGEDAVLLGKRFQATGDDIARFESALPFAFTNAQRRVLLEITDDMRGERQMARLVQGDVGSGKTAVAACALYLAVRDGYQGALMAPTEILARQHYANLVGYLGKLDVRVGLLIGAMTPKQKLEMQTRIAEGEVDVVVGTQALIQENVRFDNLGLAVVDEEHRFGVMQRRKLLAGRPDVLVMSATPIPRSLALTAYGDLELSVIDELPPGRTPVETKLIQNTHRAQAYGFVMRQIREGRQAFVVTALIEENENLELLAATQLADDLKVMLPEARIDLLHGKMTAAEKEHVMDRFRAREFDVLVSTTVIEVGVDVPNASVMVIENAERFGLAQLHQLRGRVGRGSAKSYCVLIAGEHSKKTRQRLKIIEGSTDGFVIAEADLKLRGPGEIRGTRQSGIPDLRLGDLASDVEIIEQARGLAKHILAHDPRLEHPRLGYLRSELQNRSQSVAFREVI, from the coding sequence ATGGCGACGGTCACGGAACTGAGGGACAAACTGCGCCGCCCCCTCGCCGCCGAACTGGCGACGGGGTGTGCGGATAGGGTGGTGGCGGGCGGGGTCGAGCGGCTGCTGGCCTCGCCGCTGGCCGGGCCATTTCCGGGGGTGCGCGAGGCGCTGCGGGGCTACGCGGAGCTGGACGCGGGGGCCAGGGCCGAGGCGCTGGAACGGGCGCTGGCGCTGCTGGACGGTGCGGAGAGGAAGGCAACCCCGCGCCCCGCCGCCCGGCAGGCGCCCCCCGCGGCGGCTCCCGGCGAGCGGCTTCCGCTGGACGCCGAGGTCTCCCGGCTGGACACCGGGCCGGGGGGCGCCCGCAAGCTGACCTCGCTGGGGCTGCACACCGTGAGGGACGTGCTGCACGCCTACCCCCACCGCCACGAGGACCGCCGGGCGCTGCCGGACCTCGCGGAGGTGGAAGAAGGGCAGAAGGTCACGGTGGAGGGCACGGTGATCGCCAAGAATCGCCGGAAACCCAAGCCGAACATGCTGATTCTGGACGTGACGCTGGAGACGCCCTCGGGCGGGCGGGTCAAGGCCTCGTGGTTCAACCAGCCGTGGGTAGAGCGGCAACTGAGGGAGGGGGCGCGGCTGGTTCTCACCGGGCGGGTGAAGAAGTTCGGGAGAAGCGTGCAGCTCGGCGTCGAACACCTAGAGACGGTGGAGGACGCGCGGGAGAGTCTCAGCACCGGGCGGATCGTGGGGGTGTACGACTCCAAGGACGGCATCTCGCAGGAGTTTCTGCGGCGTTCGGCGTTCCGGGCGTTGCAGGCCGCGCCGCTGGACGACTACCTGCCCGCGCACTGGCGTAGGCAGCACGGGTTGACGGACCTGGGTGACGCGCTGTGGGGCATCCATTTTCCGCGCGACGAGGCGCAACTGGAACGCGGGCTGCACCGGCTGCGCTTTGACGAGTACCTCTTTCTGGAACTGCGGATGCTGCTGCAAGGCGAGGACGCCGTGCTGCTCGGCAAGCGGTTTCAGGCGACCGGGGACGATATCGCCCGCTTCGAGTCGGCGCTGCCCTTCGCTTTCACGAACGCGCAGCGGCGGGTGCTGCTGGAGATCACCGACGACATGCGCGGTGAACGGCAGATGGCCCGGCTGGTGCAGGGCGACGTGGGGAGCGGCAAGACGGCGGTAGCGGCGTGTGCCCTCTATCTCGCCGTGCGCGACGGGTATCAGGGGGCGCTGATGGCGCCGACGGAGATTCTGGCGAGGCAGCACTACGCGAATCTGGTCGGGTATCTGGGCAAGCTTGACGTGCGGGTGGGCCTGCTGATCGGGGCGATGACGCCGAAGCAGAAGCTGGAGATGCAGACGCGCATTGCCGAAGGCGAAGTGGACGTGGTGGTGGGCACGCAGGCCTTGATTCAGGAGAACGTGCGCTTCGACAATCTCGGGCTCGCGGTGGTGGACGAGGAGCACCGCTTCGGGGTGATGCAGCGGCGCAAATTGCTGGCCGGGCGTCCCGACGTGCTGGTGATGTCGGCCACGCCGATTCCGCGCAGCCTCGCGCTGACCGCTTACGGCGACCTCGAGCTGTCGGTGATCGATGAGCTGCCGCCGGGACGCACCCCGGTCGAGACGAAGCTGATTCAGAACACGCACCGGGCGCAGGCCTACGGCTTCGTGATGCGGCAGATTCGGGAGGGGCGGCAAGCCTTCGTGGTCACGGCGCTGATCGAGGAAAACGAGAATCTGGAACTGCTCGCGGCCACGCAGCTCGCGGACGACCTCAAGGTCATGCTGCCGGAAGCCCGGATTGACCTGCTGCACGGCAAGATGACGGCGGCCGAGAAGGAACATGTCATGGATCGCTTCCGCGCCCGCGAGTTCGATGTGCTGGTGTCCACGACCGTGATCGAGGTGGGCGTGGACGTGCCCAACGCCAGCGTGATGGTGATCGAGAATGCCGAGCGGTTCGGACTGGCGCAGCTTCACCAGCTCCGGGGACGGGTGGGGCGGGGGAGCGCCAAGAGTTACTGCGTGCTGATCGCGGGCGAGCACTCCAAGAAGACGCGGCAACGGCTCAAGATCATCGAGGGCAGCACGGACGGCTTCGTGATCGCGGAGGCGGACCTCAAGCTGCGCGGCCCCGGCGAGATTCGCGGGACCCGGCAAAGCGGGATTCCCGACCTGCGGCTGGGTGACCTCGCCAGCGACGTGGAGATCATCGAGCAGGCGCGGGGGCTGGCAAAACACATCCTCGCCCACGACCCCCGGCTGGAGCATCCCCGGCTGGGATACCTGCGCTCGGAGTTGCAGAACCGCTCGCAGAGTGTGGCGTTCCGCGAGGTGATCTGA
- a CDS encoding class I SAM-dependent methyltransferase — protein sequence MGAYDRLAATYDRQWGRSARTTAREVLAALPPVGIGTLLDVGCGTGTLLALARERFPDGRLIGAEPSAGMRGVAARTLTGRGVTLLACPAEALALPDASVDALTCLNVLHYLADPLATLREWRRVLRPSGILVLQDYVPNGLPGFARLAALNDRALVRVYTVPELAALLEAAGFREVTARPFRIDLFWRGGLARGLRP from the coding sequence ATGGGAGCCTACGACCGCCTGGCCGCGACCTACGACCGTCAGTGGGGCCGCTCCGCCCGGACCACGGCCCGCGAGGTGCTGGCCGCCCTGCCGCCTGTGGGCATTGGCACCCTGCTCGACGTGGGCTGCGGCACCGGAACGCTGCTCGCCCTGGCCCGAGAACGCTTCCCGGATGGGCGGCTGATCGGCGCCGAGCCCAGCGCGGGCATGCGCGGGGTGGCCGCGCGGACCCTGACCGGACGGGGCGTGACCCTGCTCGCCTGCCCCGCCGAGGCCCTCGCCCTGCCGGACGCTTCGGTCGACGCCCTGACCTGCCTGAACGTCCTGCATTACCTCGCCGATCCCCTCGCCACCCTGCGCGAGTGGCGGCGGGTGCTGCGGCCTAGCGGAATCCTCGTCCTGCAAGACTACGTGCCGAACGGCCTGCCGGGTTTCGCCCGCCTCGCCGCGCTGAACGACCGCGCACTCGTGCGGGTCTACACGGTGCCGGAACTGGCCGCCCTCCTGGAGGCGGCAGGCTTCCGCGAGGTCACGGCGCGGCCCTTCCGCATCGACCTGTTCTGGCGCGGCGGTCTGGCACGCGGCCTCCGTCCTTGA